A single region of the Apodemus sylvaticus chromosome 7, mApoSyl1.1, whole genome shotgun sequence genome encodes:
- the Tmem123 gene encoding porimin, producing the protein MVLCARAALLLGALQVLVLLGAAMNQTDAQGSPSGNHSSLTNDVNQTENTTMLMISNQTSEIKTTVKPSVLPKTTTVITAKPATIVKISTPGVSPHDTPTASKSTPKASASPNSTQTPASMTSTAQSSLLTSVTVSATTHPTKGKGSKFDTGSFVGGIVLTLGVLSVLYIGCKMYYSRRGIRYRSIDEHDAII; encoded by the exons ATGGTGTTGTGCGCGCGGGCCGCGCTGCTGCTGGGCGCGCTGCAGGTGCTGGTGCTGCTAGGGGCCGCGATGAACCAGACGGACGCTCAGG GCTCTCCAAGTGGAAACCACTCTTCGCTGACCAACGATGTTAACCAAACAG AGAATACCACCATGCTTATGATTTCCAACCAGACCAGTGAAATAAAGACCACTGTGAAGCCCTCAGTACTGCCAAAAACTACCACAGTTATCACTGCGAAACCTGCAACTATTGTTAAAATATCAACCCCGGGAGTCTCACCGCATGACACTCCGACGGCCTCAAAGTCTACACCCAAAGCAAGTGCTTCCCCAAACTCCACCCAGACGCCAGCATCCATGACAAGCACAGCCCAGAGTAGTTTATTGACATCTGTAACTG TTTCAGCAACTACTCATCCCACCAAAGGCAAAGGATCAAAGTTTGATACGGGCAGCTTTGTCGGTGGTATAGTGTTAACACTGGGAGTTCTATCTGTTCTCTACATTGGATGCAAAATGTATTACTCAAGAAGAGGCATTCGGTACCGAAGCAT